Proteins encoded together in one Malaclemys terrapin pileata isolate rMalTer1 chromosome 16, rMalTer1.hap1, whole genome shotgun sequence window:
- the GGT5 gene encoding glutathione hydrolase 5 proenzyme isoform X1 produces MSKRKICCLVLLVLGLLAIAVAVIVILGLPECAPGSYLHAAVAADTEICSDIGRDILRRKGSAVDAAIAALVCTSVLNPQSMGLGGGVIFTIYNATTGEVVVINARETAPENINQDLLNQCNGLPLQIGSQWIAVPGELHGYEEAHRRYGRLPWKWLFEPTIELLTNGIRMPATLSKFLSHPLLQSFLKKSSLCQQFCKNGVVLKPDAIISWPALLKTLKNVAEKGAREFYEGKIAEDLVNDIKNENGSLTLRDLKNFQAKVMTPLNISLGGYTMYSPPPPAGGAVLLFILNILKEFKFTPESLESTSGKIETYHRIAEALKFGNGQKPKLDDPQFSGIEEVTIQELLSNSFAELARNRIDDRGDHPNSFYNLSQTSNIGYGTAHISVLAEDGNAVSVTSTINQPFGSMVYSPSTGIILNNELADFCKKPRNKITSGEIPPSAMVPSILISKDDNSKLVIGGSGGDLIISATALAIMNKLWFGYDLKHAISLPVLHASTDNSIQFESGFEEAVKKGLLRRGHHEQNRTTFLNVVQGISKEGRCIFAYSDKRKRGESSGY; encoded by the exons GGACATCCTACGACGTAAGGGTTCAGCTGTGGATGCTGCTATTGCTGCTCTGGTCTGCACTTCCGTTTTGAACCCCCAGAGTATGGGCCTGGGAGGAGGTGTCATCTTTACCATCTATAATGCAACCACAG GAGAGGTCGTTGTGATTAACGCTCGTGAAACAGCTCCAGAAAATATCAACCAAGACTTGTTAAATCAATGTAATGGTTTACCTCTCCAAATAG GGAGCCAGTGGATTGCAGTTCCGGGGGAGCTTCATGGATATGAAGAAGCCCACAGGCGCTATGGCCGGTTGCCATGGAAATGGCTGTTTGAACCAACCATCGAGCTCCTTACAAATGGAATCAGAATGCCAGCAACGCTGAGCAAATTTCTCAGTCACCCGCTGTTACAGAGCTTTTTGAAAAAGTCATCCTTGTG CCAGCAGTTCTGTAAGAATGGTGTGGTCCTAAAACCTGATGCAATCATCTCTTGGCCAGCCCTGTTGAAAACACTGAAGAATGTAGCAGAGAAGGGAGCCAGAGAATTTTATGAGGGCAAGATAGCAGAGGATTTGGTGAATGACATAAAGAATGAAA ACGGCAGTCTGACGCTGAGGGACCTCAAGAATTTCCAGGCAAAAGTGATGACACCTCTGAATATTTCTCTGGGTGGATACACAATGTATTCCCCTCCACCACCTGCTGGGGGTGCTGTTCTTCTCTTCATCCTCAACATACTGAAAG agtttaAATTCACGCCAGAGTCCCTGGAGTCGACCAGTGGGAAGATTGAGACCTACCATCGGATTGCAGAGGCCCTGAAGTTTGGCAATGGGCAAAAGCCAAAACTGGATGACCCGCAGTTCTCTGGCATAGAGGAG GTGACTATTCAGGAACTGTTGTCCAACTCTTTTGCTGAACTTGCCAGGAACCGTATAGATGACAGAGGTGACCATCCAAACAGTTTTTACAATCTGTCACAGACAAGCAACATAGGCTACGGCACCGCCCACATCTCCGTCCTCGCTGAAGATGGCAATGCTGTGTCTGTCACCAGCACTATCAACCAGCC GTTTGGCTCAATGGTATATTCCCCAAGCACTGGGATCATTTTAAATAACGAGCTCGCTGACTTCTGCAAGAAGCCAAGAAACAAGATCACTAGCG GAGAAATACCTCCCTCTGCCATGGTGCCTTCCATTCTCATCTCCAAAGATGATAACTCCAAGCTGGTGATTGGAGGCTCAGGAGGGGACCTGATTATCAGTGCCACTGCCTTG gcaatcatgaACAAACTCTGGTTTGGCTATGACCTGAAGCATGCCATCTCACTGCCAGTTCTCCATGCTTCCACGGACAACTCCATCCAGTTCGAGTCAGGCTTTGAAGAG GCTGTTAAGAAGGGACTGCTGCGCAGAGGACACCATGAACAGAACCGCACCACGTTCCTGAATGTTGTCCAGGGGATTTCAAAGGAAGGAAGATGCATCTTTGCTTATTCTGATAAAAGGAAGCGGGGGGAGTCATCTGGGTATTAA
- the GGT5 gene encoding glutathione hydrolase 5 proenzyme isoform X3, whose protein sequence is MGLGGGVIFTIYNATTGEVVVINARETAPENINQDLLNQCNGLPLQIGSQWIAVPGELHGYEEAHRRYGRLPWKWLFEPTIELLTNGIRMPATLSKFLSHPLLQSFLKKSSLCQQFCKNGVVLKPDAIISWPALLKTLKNVAEKGAREFYEGKIAEDLVNDIKNENGSLTLRDLKNFQAKVMTPLNISLGGYTMYSPPPPAGGAVLLFILNILKEFKFTPESLESTSGKIETYHRIAEALKFGNGQKPKLDDPQFSGIEEVTIQELLSNSFAELARNRIDDRGDHPNSFYNLSQTSNIGYGTAHISVLAEDGNAVSVTSTINQPFGSMVYSPSTGIILNNELADFCKKPRNKITSGEIPPSAMVPSILISKDDNSKLVIGGSGGDLIISATALAIMNKLWFGYDLKHAISLPVLHASTDNSIQFESGFEEAVKKGLLRRGHHEQNRTTFLNVVQGISKEGRCIFAYSDKRKRGESSGY, encoded by the exons ATGGGCCTGGGAGGAGGTGTCATCTTTACCATCTATAATGCAACCACAG GAGAGGTCGTTGTGATTAACGCTCGTGAAACAGCTCCAGAAAATATCAACCAAGACTTGTTAAATCAATGTAATGGTTTACCTCTCCAAATAG GGAGCCAGTGGATTGCAGTTCCGGGGGAGCTTCATGGATATGAAGAAGCCCACAGGCGCTATGGCCGGTTGCCATGGAAATGGCTGTTTGAACCAACCATCGAGCTCCTTACAAATGGAATCAGAATGCCAGCAACGCTGAGCAAATTTCTCAGTCACCCGCTGTTACAGAGCTTTTTGAAAAAGTCATCCTTGTG CCAGCAGTTCTGTAAGAATGGTGTGGTCCTAAAACCTGATGCAATCATCTCTTGGCCAGCCCTGTTGAAAACACTGAAGAATGTAGCAGAGAAGGGAGCCAGAGAATTTTATGAGGGCAAGATAGCAGAGGATTTGGTGAATGACATAAAGAATGAAA ACGGCAGTCTGACGCTGAGGGACCTCAAGAATTTCCAGGCAAAAGTGATGACACCTCTGAATATTTCTCTGGGTGGATACACAATGTATTCCCCTCCACCACCTGCTGGGGGTGCTGTTCTTCTCTTCATCCTCAACATACTGAAAG agtttaAATTCACGCCAGAGTCCCTGGAGTCGACCAGTGGGAAGATTGAGACCTACCATCGGATTGCAGAGGCCCTGAAGTTTGGCAATGGGCAAAAGCCAAAACTGGATGACCCGCAGTTCTCTGGCATAGAGGAG GTGACTATTCAGGAACTGTTGTCCAACTCTTTTGCTGAACTTGCCAGGAACCGTATAGATGACAGAGGTGACCATCCAAACAGTTTTTACAATCTGTCACAGACAAGCAACATAGGCTACGGCACCGCCCACATCTCCGTCCTCGCTGAAGATGGCAATGCTGTGTCTGTCACCAGCACTATCAACCAGCC GTTTGGCTCAATGGTATATTCCCCAAGCACTGGGATCATTTTAAATAACGAGCTCGCTGACTTCTGCAAGAAGCCAAGAAACAAGATCACTAGCG GAGAAATACCTCCCTCTGCCATGGTGCCTTCCATTCTCATCTCCAAAGATGATAACTCCAAGCTGGTGATTGGAGGCTCAGGAGGGGACCTGATTATCAGTGCCACTGCCTTG gcaatcatgaACAAACTCTGGTTTGGCTATGACCTGAAGCATGCCATCTCACTGCCAGTTCTCCATGCTTCCACGGACAACTCCATCCAGTTCGAGTCAGGCTTTGAAGAG GCTGTTAAGAAGGGACTGCTGCGCAGAGGACACCATGAACAGAACCGCACCACGTTCCTGAATGTTGTCCAGGGGATTTCAAAGGAAGGAAGATGCATCTTTGCTTATTCTGATAAAAGGAAGCGGGGGGAGTCATCTGGGTATTAA
- the GGT5 gene encoding glutathione hydrolase 5 proenzyme isoform X2, which translates to MLQEMVLLIRDILRRKGSAVDAAIAALVCTSVLNPQSMGLGGGVIFTIYNATTGEVVVINARETAPENINQDLLNQCNGLPLQIGSQWIAVPGELHGYEEAHRRYGRLPWKWLFEPTIELLTNGIRMPATLSKFLSHPLLQSFLKKSSLCQQFCKNGVVLKPDAIISWPALLKTLKNVAEKGAREFYEGKIAEDLVNDIKNENGSLTLRDLKNFQAKVMTPLNISLGGYTMYSPPPPAGGAVLLFILNILKEFKFTPESLESTSGKIETYHRIAEALKFGNGQKPKLDDPQFSGIEEVTIQELLSNSFAELARNRIDDRGDHPNSFYNLSQTSNIGYGTAHISVLAEDGNAVSVTSTINQPFGSMVYSPSTGIILNNELADFCKKPRNKITSGEIPPSAMVPSILISKDDNSKLVIGGSGGDLIISATALAIMNKLWFGYDLKHAISLPVLHASTDNSIQFESGFEEAVKKGLLRRGHHEQNRTTFLNVVQGISKEGRCIFAYSDKRKRGESSGY; encoded by the exons ATGCTGCAAGAAATGGTGTTATTGATACG GGACATCCTACGACGTAAGGGTTCAGCTGTGGATGCTGCTATTGCTGCTCTGGTCTGCACTTCCGTTTTGAACCCCCAGAGTATGGGCCTGGGAGGAGGTGTCATCTTTACCATCTATAATGCAACCACAG GAGAGGTCGTTGTGATTAACGCTCGTGAAACAGCTCCAGAAAATATCAACCAAGACTTGTTAAATCAATGTAATGGTTTACCTCTCCAAATAG GGAGCCAGTGGATTGCAGTTCCGGGGGAGCTTCATGGATATGAAGAAGCCCACAGGCGCTATGGCCGGTTGCCATGGAAATGGCTGTTTGAACCAACCATCGAGCTCCTTACAAATGGAATCAGAATGCCAGCAACGCTGAGCAAATTTCTCAGTCACCCGCTGTTACAGAGCTTTTTGAAAAAGTCATCCTTGTG CCAGCAGTTCTGTAAGAATGGTGTGGTCCTAAAACCTGATGCAATCATCTCTTGGCCAGCCCTGTTGAAAACACTGAAGAATGTAGCAGAGAAGGGAGCCAGAGAATTTTATGAGGGCAAGATAGCAGAGGATTTGGTGAATGACATAAAGAATGAAA ACGGCAGTCTGACGCTGAGGGACCTCAAGAATTTCCAGGCAAAAGTGATGACACCTCTGAATATTTCTCTGGGTGGATACACAATGTATTCCCCTCCACCACCTGCTGGGGGTGCTGTTCTTCTCTTCATCCTCAACATACTGAAAG agtttaAATTCACGCCAGAGTCCCTGGAGTCGACCAGTGGGAAGATTGAGACCTACCATCGGATTGCAGAGGCCCTGAAGTTTGGCAATGGGCAAAAGCCAAAACTGGATGACCCGCAGTTCTCTGGCATAGAGGAG GTGACTATTCAGGAACTGTTGTCCAACTCTTTTGCTGAACTTGCCAGGAACCGTATAGATGACAGAGGTGACCATCCAAACAGTTTTTACAATCTGTCACAGACAAGCAACATAGGCTACGGCACCGCCCACATCTCCGTCCTCGCTGAAGATGGCAATGCTGTGTCTGTCACCAGCACTATCAACCAGCC GTTTGGCTCAATGGTATATTCCCCAAGCACTGGGATCATTTTAAATAACGAGCTCGCTGACTTCTGCAAGAAGCCAAGAAACAAGATCACTAGCG GAGAAATACCTCCCTCTGCCATGGTGCCTTCCATTCTCATCTCCAAAGATGATAACTCCAAGCTGGTGATTGGAGGCTCAGGAGGGGACCTGATTATCAGTGCCACTGCCTTG gcaatcatgaACAAACTCTGGTTTGGCTATGACCTGAAGCATGCCATCTCACTGCCAGTTCTCCATGCTTCCACGGACAACTCCATCCAGTTCGAGTCAGGCTTTGAAGAG GCTGTTAAGAAGGGACTGCTGCGCAGAGGACACCATGAACAGAACCGCACCACGTTCCTGAATGTTGTCCAGGGGATTTCAAAGGAAGGAAGATGCATCTTTGCTTATTCTGATAAAAGGAAGCGGGGGGAGTCATCTGGGTATTAA